The nucleotide window TTCTGAGAACAAATAATGTGCTTGTGAGGTGGAAAATGCTCATCACAACAGATAACAATGAGCGAATTGGAAGAGAAGAAATAGAAACAGGTTTAAGACATCAAACTCCTTGAGTCTGTGCCAGTGTTCAGCAAGAATAGTGCTTATTCTGTGAAGTTCATAACCTAACTCATTGCCAGAAGCAGTAGAAATTACATATAATGAGAAGCATTTTATAGAAAGGAGCATAGGGTtgggagagtgggaaagagaCTTGTCGTCGctgtctgtgttgttctgctgaacatcgtggacgtgctatgttggcgccggaatgcGTGGAGACACTTGCGGCTACTCTCAGCACATGCTTAACAcacacaatgcatttcactatgtcTTTCAATGTATGTGTGGTAAATAAATCGGAATCTGAATCAGTATCTGAAGgagaagcaaaggaaagaaagggGAATGGTATAGGTATTAGACATGAAATGCAAAGCTATGTAAAATGTTCAGAAGGGAAACAAAGTACTTCAATGGCTAAGTAAATATTTACATGGTAGAAATTAAAATATAAGACAAAATAGTTCTTGAATCCAGTTTCCAACAGTTACGTGGATTTCTAAACTGGGTGGAGATCTTGGAGTTTTCAGTCCTCTGTAGACAAAACATGATCAGCTGgttcatcaaagttcaaaaactGGATGAATAGTAGCTAGGTTTACATAGAACCCACTCTGCTGAACTATACTGTTAAGCCCAAATAAATCTTAGTGAATGTTAGTCTCTTTGCTGGTCTCCTCCCATACTTGTTATCTGGTGCAACACTTTCCCCAGATCTCTCTAATCCCCTCTTTCTCAAGTGTGATTATTTTGTAAGCCTCCCTAAACAGGTACATTTTGAGAATTCTGTTCTATAGCAGATTTTTGAAGTCAGCCAGCGAGTGTACGATTCTCAGATTCAGAATGTAAAGAATTAAGTATCTTTATTGATGTAACCTTAGATATTTCCAACTGATTTTCCTGGAAAAGGTATACCTTCTGACTCCTCAAATCCTGCCTGTTGTTTGAGGTATAAATCAGATTATGAGTGCAGATTTAACAAATTTAAAGAAGTTTAAGACTACCTGTGATAAAGCAGCTATCATGCTTGGAAGCCCAGCAAGGCCTTAAAAAAATATACATCCCTTCCTTCAGCAGTACATTGAATTTGCAAGCTCTACTGCAATTGCTTATCTTGCACCAAGCCCTAATCCAACAGTCTATATTTCCCAGAAGACAGCAAATGTTATCTGGGAATGTCACTATATCTGGGAACTTCTCCAAGTTGTACCATGTCCAAACTAGTGATAGCCATAACCCAGTGGGTAATATTCTCAGAAGTTTGAGGGATCAATATTTTAAACtggcagtaaaaacaaaacaaacaaactgcgacagcaggagttcccaaccttttttatgccatggaccaataacaTTAAACAAGGGGACATGATGGATTCCATCATGCTATTTTGAAGTTCTTCCCACCATCCTAGCCAATAATAGTCcttgccacacacacaaaatgctggaggatctcagaaggccaggcagaatctatggaaaagagtatagttgatatttcaggccaaaatccttcatcaggtcttggctcaaaacatcgactatactcttttccataaatgctgcctggtctgctgagttgttccaactttttgtgtgtgttgcttggttttctCTTATCAAGGATAGTCCTTATTCAACATTACCAAGACAGGGTTATGTGGATATTAGCACATTTTCAACACAGGCCAAATTTGTTCTCAAGTGCTAGTTGTAACTGGGGCAAGAATTattcttctgatttttgaatgcttATGTTGGATTATTGTCTGCATAGTTTCATACTACACTTGCTGTCAATAAATTGGGAAGATTTTCTGAAGGACTGTAAGATTCTTCTGCTTTTATAAAAGGTCAAGTTCATGGGCTTTATTCTACCGAGCATGGTGTGATCTGCAGCCTCTGATGAACTAATCCATTTCATCAGTGTGTGAGGAGGATGGGAGTGCATGTTGAAAaataatgtgcagagagagaaacagatgtAGTGTTTCAGGTGACCTTTCAGAACTGAAAGTGAGACTTCAAGTGATGCTCATGTGTAAATTAAACCAGGTAAATATTGGCCATTGGTTTTGGAAGTGGAATCATTGCCTGTAATAGTGCTGACTTGCTAAGcattccagcactttgtgttttgaTATTGTGTGACCAACAGTTGATTTACACCTTgggaacagaaatttaaaaacggTTGTTATAAACTCTGTTTATGCATCAAGTATTTTCCTTTTGGACTCCTTCAAAGATCTGATCTATTCTTTATATTATCTATATCTGAAGAACAATTAGTTAAGGGCTTCAGGATTTTATCCCAACAATTAAGGAAAAGCAATGTTAGAAGGTTGTGACTTGGAATCTGTAGGTAATAGTGCTCCCTTCTAGATCACGAGTTTGAAAGACAGTGCTAAAGAAGCCATTGCAAGTTGGGTTGTATTTTGCAGATTGTGTTCACTCGAGGTATAGTGCATAAGTGGTGGGAGGAGTGAATGTTTAGATTGGAGATGAAGTGATCTGTTTTGACCTGGATGGGGCTACCTGAACATTGGGTGAGCTGTTAAGTGACAAATTGGTATATATCTCTTGAAAAGAGGGAGTGAGAAAACAGGAAACTTCGGGCTATTTAGCTTAACATTTGTCAAAGGGAAAATGTTAAAAGCTATTATTAAAAACATTGTAACAGAGTAGCTAAAAAAATTCAACATACTCCAGCAGAGTTGACAttgatatgtgaaaaggaaaattcTGACTAATTTCCAAGAGTTTTGTGAAGAGAAAACATGCTGTGCATAAAgaggtaaacacaagagattctgtagatgctggaaatctagagcagcacacaaaatgctataggaactcagcaggtcaggaaaggaataaagagttgacatttcgggccaagacccttcatcaggactgtggaTAAAGAGGGAACTGGTGGATGTACCATACCTAAATTTCAAGAAGCAATTTGATAAAGATGCTTCAGCAGAAAATAACCTTTGCTCAGTGTTAACTGAAATGAGCTTGTTGTTTCACGGGGAAAGTTTGGGCTTGTACCTACAGACTTCGAAAGAGTGAGAGCAGACTTAATCCTCAGGGgttttgatagggtggatgtggagaggatgcttcctctaGTGGGAGAATATAGGACTTGGGGGTCAGTGTTTAAAATTaagagggcatccatttaagaCAGACGAGGCATTGTTTGTCTCTCGATGTCATGAGTCTTTAAAGCTGTCAAGTCAGTAGAGACAGAAGTATTTGAATGTTTTAAGACCATGGTAGATAAACTCATGTTAAGGAAGGGGGTGAAGGAGAGAATATGGAGTTTGAGTTACAATCCTTCTAACTGCTCATACAgttacacaagaaactgcagatgctgtagtCTGGAGTGAAAAACAGTCTGTAGCGTAAAAGAGagcgaaataattgttacttacTCCAGATCCGAAGCTGTACAAAATAACACACTGCTATAGGAACTCGGTGGGTTGAGCACATATGTTTGTACATTCACTTCACTTGGGTTCACGCCTCCTTCCTAATTTTAAAGTTCTTGATATAAGGCATCTTTGTCATTCTTTAGAGAGACTCTCTCAATGGTTATTTCACTGGTATATTTTTTCTCATCGAAgtgtaacccacccctccatcaccaccatatcagtaagactgatcaatacttccacccactaacccacttcAGCATATCCCACCTCACCACCATTCCTGttagtcactttatgtacagatactcctgtacccAACACCACTTTGTGTATGTAAGCTATCTTGTGTTCGGTGCGCTGCGTTAGTATGGGGAAAGACACTCTCCAGCCCtccaaacttgtgaaatctcatttgtgtggatgctctgTGATGTTttccccgttacaaatcagtaccacaaaataacaaacagtacaccttATGCAGTTAAACAGTTTAGCTTTATGATTCTTAATTTGAcgagagggttagtaaagaaaacaaaagaaaagggcccactctaatgaaacagtctattgcgcaTGTTGGAGCTCACAACTTCCCATCCATTAGTTCTCTATCAATTTCCCCCCTGGGCATAGTCAAGTCCCGATCCCATTCCACGTCCACTCAGTCCTGCAGTCTACGACCTctccgttctggcatcttctctccatcttccgccgaACAAAAGCCCCCGAAAACCTTCTGTCGGACACATAAGAAAGAAGCAACACGTCTCTCACTTggatggcgcacattccaaagccccattatctctagtcataacccaaacactgctgctacagagaaaccattacattaggaGTGAAATCTTACAGAGTGTTACATGTGCATTTATATTTATCATGTTTTTTAATtagtgtgttctttatcttttttgtgctgcatctgtaAGTATATCATTAAGTTGTTAGAATGCAAATTATACAAGAATATTCCTGAGAAAGTAATCTGATGTTTTTTGAAAAAACTAAATAGTGTTGGAGTCTACTTGTGATTCATTGTCTTAACCTGTATACTAATGGTCTTTCAAATTGCCCTTTTGTGTTTGAAGCTTTCAGTTTTTAGTTAATTTCAAACAAGAcaaaatgaatttgttaattgttTACCTGCATATTATTTTAGTCAACTTTACATcctttattatacttaattttcAAGATATTACAGTGATAAATCATCTTAAAGTATTGCTTCATAAAGATGATTTTGTTTCAGTGGGTTGTTCTGTTATTTAGTTTCTATTGCTCAGCATTCCATTTGCAAAATCATTCCAGGCATGCACTGGCAAAAGGTTAACATAAAACAATGTTTAATTGCCAAAATTGTTTGTAATATTCTCTGAATCCAGTATATTACAGAACTAATGAGTATATGTCTTGTCTCTGTGCTCTTGTTTGTAGGACCTGAGGCTTTAGCAATGCTGCTTTATATCCAGATGCTCCAATACAGCAATCTAAATCAAGGCTAGCTGGTTTTTCTCCTATGCAGCAAGAAGATCGTGGTTATGTGTTTGTTCTGTGAGACGAGCAGACAGACTAAATGTGTCCAGGCTGCCAATACAGTGCTTGGGAGCCAAAATGCCATCTTTGCCTGTCGATTAGACCACAGTTGCTTTTCTTCCACTTACTAACACCGCATGGTGTGGGTGCCTGTGCACAAGTCGAAGGCTGACAACATTGCCTTGCTACACCGATCTAATACGAATCTTGGGAACATGTTTGTTGAGTGGTTGACAGACTGGGACCTGACACTGGACCGCATTAAAGGTTTGGTGCTGGCAAGCTTGCACGCAGTACGGGAGTGTGACGTAACGGCTGTGACCACCTTTGCGTGCGTCTTGGGGCTCTTTGTGTGGTATTGCTACCATGTAGGCAGCGAGCAGCCCCGCAGTCACACACCAGTGAACGCCATCATGCAGAATGCTGACATAAATGGGTTGCAGAATGGTTACACGTGCTGTCAATCCGCCGATTGCATAAGATGCACCCATAACGAGGGACGCAATCAGAAACTGTATCACAATCTACAGGAGTATGCTAAGCACTACTCATGGTCAGGAATGGGACGGATCCATAAGGGAATTCGGGAGCAGAACCGATACTTGAACACTAGACCTTCCATCCAGAAACCAGAAGTTTTCTTCCTGCCTGACCTGCCCACAACTCCATATTTTTCACGAGACGCCCAGAAGCATGACGTAGAGTTGCTGGAGCGGAACTACCAAACCATCCTGGCTGAATTTGAATTGATTTTCAAGGCATTCTCAAACTGCAGCCTTCCACAGGGCTGGAAGGTTAATACCACACCAAGAGGCGACTGGTTCACCTTCTATCTGGTTAACCAGGGCATCTGCCTTCCCAGTAATTGCAGAAGGTGCCCTCGGACGTATCGATTACTAGGCAGTCTTCGCACTTTCATCAGTAATAATGTCTTTGGGAATGCCTGTTTCTCTGTTTTGAGTCCAGAAACACTCATCACTGAACACTACGGACCCACAAACGTCCGGATCCGCTGCCATTTAGGTGTGTGAGTACTTGATTTTTAACATAATTGTGCTTTGTGTGGTGGGCAGTACTGGTATGGCTTCTCTTTTCTCTTTAACGCCTTCTTCAATATCAAATGGGGTGTCATGATAATGAagacaagggactgcagatgctgaaatctggaacaaaagAAAACATGTTGCTGaaggagcttagcaggtcaggcaggatccgTGGAgggacattttgggtcaaggtcCTTCATCTGGACCAAAAGGTAGAGGGGAGATCATATGGCTTTCACTCCAGGTGATGGGTCTTGCATCTGGATCAAAAGATAGAAGGAGGTGATGTACTTTCACTCCAGGTGAAGGGTCCCATATTGAAATCTCAATCATCTATTTCCATCTACACAAGCTGCTTCACTTGCCTATTTTCCTGACCCCCCCCCCGTTATAAATTCTGGGCTGACGCATTGGGACTCATTCAGGACCAGTATTTATCTTGTTTGCTACTCATCACCAATTTCTGGTTACCATGAACTTACCATGTACAAGCCAGCTACTGTATAGTGTAGCAACTTCCCCACATTAATAAAGGTTAATTGAATTCAGGAGGCTAGTGGTCATGAAAAGAATTGTACTAATGCAGCTCTGGTCTTCCTGTGAATAAAGTGTTGGAGCGATTTACCAGAGTCACCATCTAGTCCGAGTATTCTGAAGTGCCTTACACTACTTTCTtcggcagtttgaacggggcatgactgcgcaagtgCGTGAAAGTCGGCCTGTGAGAcagcgggagagtttaaaaagtgagcagattGACAAGGGACGgtcatttcttcagcagtttgaacggggcacgactgcgcaagcacgtGGAAGTCAGCCTGTGAGAcagcgggagagtttaaaaagcgagCAAATTGAGAAGGGGCAGTCATTTCTTCcgcagtttgaacggggcacatGAAAGTCAGCCTGTGAGAcagcgggagagtttaaaaagtgagcagattaacggagcgggagacagagtaggaaggctttggcttgagAGGCTTCGGAGAGCGGAGGCTCAGGacgaggtaaggccgggtaagctcCTTTAATTAACTTATgcgtaggtaatggaggcagcagttagggcagttgagtgctccatttgcagtatgtgggaagtcagggcgagcacaattgcccctgatgactacacctgtaataggtgcatccagctgcagctcatgacaaaccgagttagggaactggagctggagctggatgaatttCGGATCATTCgtcaggcagaggcagaaataaacaggagttacaggcagaTAGTCatccctaaaagtcaggaggcaggtagctgggcaactatcaggagagggaagaggaatagacagaaagagcagagcaccactgtggccgttcccatcaacaataagttttggatactgttggtagGGACGACCTACctgggacaagttgcagtggtcgcatctctggcactgagactggaccctcagctcagaagggaaggagggaaaagagaagagcagtagtgataggggattcgatagttagggggacagataggaggttctgtgggagagatcgagaatcccggatggtctgttgcctccctggtgccagggtccgcgatatctcggattgagttctcagtattctcaggagggagggtgagcagccagatgtcgtggtccatgtagggaccaatgacgtgtataggaagaaggaggaggtcctgcaaagagagtttagggagttaggtgcaaaatTGAAGGATAGGActtccagggttgcaatctcaggattgctactcgtgccacgtgctagtgaggctagaaataggaagataatgcagctaaatacgtggctaaggagttggtgcaggagggagggcttcatctttctggacaattgggccttgttccagggaaggtgggacctgttctgactggacaggttgcacctgaactggaggggaactgacatgcttgtgggaaggtttgctagtgctgctccggggggtttaaactagatttgcaggtggAGGTGAACCAGAGTGTttgagcagatagtgaggtggaggaggataaaggtcatgcaagaactgcaagtatagtgcatggagtaaagccggatctaacatataaagaggctttggggaaagagaagcagaataaagggtgtaaaggtagtaaggtagaagggctgaaatgcgtgtacttcaatgcagaaagcttcaggaacaaaggtgatgaactgagagcttggatacatacatggaattatgatgtagtggccattacagagacttggctggcaccaaggCAGGAATGGGTTCTCAATGTTCCTGGATttggtgctttaaaagggatagagaggggggagaaaggggaggaggggtggcattactagtcagggataccattacagctacagaaagggtgggtaatgtagcaggattctcttttgagtcagtatgggtagaagtcaggaacaggaactctattgggagtattctgtagcagcagagataccgaggagcagattgggaggcagattttggaaaggtgcgaaaataacagggttgttatcatggctgactttaacttccctaatattgattcgCACCTgatttagacggggcagagtttgttcagtgtgtccaggagggattcctgtcacaatatgttgacaggccgactgggggaatgccataatagatctagtattaggtaacgaacccggtcaggtcacagatctctcagtgggtgagcatctgggggacagtgaccactgctccctggcctttagcattatcatgaaaaaggatagaatcagagaggacaggaaaatttttaattggggaagggcaaattttgAGACTATAAGGCTACAACTTACAGGtctgaattgggatgatatttttgcagggaaatgtactaaggATATgtgtcgatgtttagggatctcttgctgaatgttagagataaatttgtcccggtgaggaagataaagaatggtagggtgaaggaaccatgggtgacaagtgaggtggaaaatatagtcaggtggaagaaggcagcatacatgaggtttgggaagcaaggatcagaggggtctattgaggaatatagggtagcaagaaaggagcttaagaaggggctgaggagagcaagaagggggcatgagaaggccttggcgagtagggaaAACAcgaaggcattcttcagttatgtgaagaacatagggatgacaggagtgaaggtaggaccgattagagataaaggtgggaagatgtgcctggaggctgtggaagtgagcgaggtcctcaatgaatacttctcttcggtattcaccaatgagagggaacttgatgatggtgaggacaatatgagtgaggttgatgttctggagcatgttgatattaagggagaggagttgTTGGAGTtggtaaaatacattaggatggataagtccctggggcctgacggaatattccccaggctgctccacgaggcaagggaagagattgttgagcctctggctaggatctttatgtcctcgttgtccatgggaatggtaccagaggattagagggaggcgaatgttgtccccttgttcaagaaaggtagtagggatagtccgggtaattaaaGACCAGCgggccttacg belongs to Mobula hypostoma chromosome 27, sMobHyp1.1, whole genome shotgun sequence and includes:
- the asphd2 gene encoding aspartate beta-hydroxylase domain-containing protein 2, with the protein product MVWVPVHKSKADNIALLHRSNTNLGNMFVEWLTDWDLTLDRIKGLVLASLHAVRECDVTAVTTFACVLGLFVWYCYHVGSEQPRSHTPVNAIMQNADINGLQNGYTCCQSADCIRCTHNEGRNQKLYHNLQEYAKHYSWSGMGRIHKGIREQNRYLNTRPSIQKPEVFFLPDLPTTPYFSRDAQKHDVELLERNYQTILAEFELIFKAFSNCSLPQGWKVNTTPRGDWFTFYLVNQGICLPSNCRRCPRTYRLLGSLRTFISNNVFGNACFSVLSPETLITEHYGPTNVRIRCHLGLKVPSNCELVVGGEPQCWAEGRCLLFDDSFLHTAFHGGSAEDGPRVVFMIDLWHPNVAATERQALDFIFSPAR